The genomic window gaacccgccccgcttatactaaaattatattttacctATTTTACATTAGAAATCCttcaacaatctcttaaattacattcatatgtttatatttatttttaatttgagtattaaacaaatcattttctctattttttctttatttaaaaaaatattgttgaaacaaaataattttggacatttaacttttttttttgataaaaaaaaatactaaaatacaattcaaattcatgtggaaagatgCGTAACGGGGATACTCGATCCCCGTTGGATATGAGTTTGGGGTTATAcattttatccccgctcgaaatTGGGATGAGTTTGGGGAAACTCGAActtttatgggtttgggtttggggaggacAATATCCGTCCCCGCCCCGTTGCCATGCCTAAAAAAAGGGCCACAATATAAAGTTGTTCTTGGGAAATTAAGGACCCAAAGATAAACAATAAATTTTGATAGTGAACCTTTTACTTATAATTGTAGTCAAAGAAAATACAAAtgatcaatttctttttctaaaTGATTTCATAAAACTGGTGGTACCTAAAAGtacaaaatagaaaaatgaaagaaatacAAATGAATACTAGAACCATCTAAACACAAAATTAGATTATGAATCAACTTATGACCACTAATAAATTAGTAAACTATAAGTGGAAGAGTAAGTAAATCTCATATGATCTTTTACTCTCTTTTCAGATATTGTGATCTTTTATTTGCAAGTGCCATAAACTTTTTGAGACTAAGATAATACTCATATTATATACCAATAgtctttatttttcattttttgctCAAATGAAAATGTACATATCATTTCACATCAAATaacaaaacacacacacacagacatAGTGCAACATTTTATGTTACAATGTCCATCTCACACGCATCAATTATTGAACAAAACCTTTTAATCTGCATAATTTAAATCAACAGTTGCAgcaacaacaatttttttagtagatagacgaaatgacaaaataattataaactcGCACACATTAGTGAGGGAGTCAGGGCTCGACAACTTTTTGTATATAAGATAAGATGGTGATAATGTCATGTCACTACAATATAGCAAATCTTATATCttacatattatatatttaattaaacatattacAACAAGATTAAACATAATCCTCCTTTTGATCCACATTCATCTTTCCCTTTCCACTAGTATACACAAAATCAAGATTGTAAAGCACAGGAACCATAGTGAGAGAGCAAAGAAAAACCAAAACAGGACCAAATATCCAAAGTAACATAGGAAGCCCAGCATAGAAAAGCCTATTTCCAACAGCATTCAAAATGAAACCTTTTtccaaaatttcaaatatatattctgGTGTCACAAGTGACATAGGATCTTGTGGTGTGTTGATTAAAATGTTGACTTGATTTATGAACCTTATTGCAAGAGAGTGACAAAAAAATGAGAAGAGGAAAATTGTTAAGAGTGTGACATATTTTAGTGCTACCATGAATTCTCCATGTGCTCCATAAATTGCATCATTGAGTGGTTTCTTCACACTATATGTGCTGCTTATAACTGCTGCTAGACCTGAACATAGTAAAATTGAGGTTGTGGCCATTAAGGTTGCTCCCATTATTGTGTTCCTTAGTGATTGAAcagctaagatgtttttcttttcattgtCCTGTCATAATCAACACATATTAATTATGTTTAAgattttaaaaggaaattttaaataAGATGGTCttcatattattatattctataatttaattttgatattagtCCGTTGGTCGATTGACGTCAgagtgtaaagattttttatatCGTTAATCAATCCTAATTATTAGATTGTTAAAAGTCGTATATATAATTGATTGTGATCTACgagatttaattttatataagaGTATAGTtaaattaaactatttataGCTGTTCTCAAAATGTTCAACAACTCAATGGCATcaacatattatttttaatatattattttactcTATGGTatctaaatattattttgaattttgaattttttatataactAGCTAGaagttaatttgtttttatctaCAATTATAATTTATGTCAAAAAGAAAGAATCTACTTATAAAAAAGAGAGTAGAAACTATGGCTAGTTAGGTAGTGGTTTGAGAAGATGTGTTGATATGCCATTGGTAGGgataagaataaatttaaattaagaaTTTTATATAAACAATATGTAGCACCAAATCTAAGAATTTGTCCTTTAAACTATTATTACACtagttagttaattttttttcatgcaCATTATCTAGCAACAACCCACTTGAATTATTGGATATTCACCTAATTATACCAATAAGAAAGAACATtcgattttacttttttttatgtttggttGTTAGAATGAAATTTTATCTTGTACGAACAagaataaattaagaaaaagctaaatCCAAAGATATATTAATCGAATATGCAATAATGGTATAGATActctatttattaatttttattctccaAGGAAATGCCCTTTGGACTATGGTAAATTGAAACACGATTGGAAAAAGTTTGTGCTCTATGGACTGTAATAAAATGAAACACGAATGAAATGTCCGACGAAGATAATCACCACTAAATAACGgtagaaattttatatttataacataattttttttacgcaacTTATAACATAATTTAAGAAACAATATTTAAAGTTAAATATCAACCGAGTTGATTATGGCAACAATTTTATAATGAAAAGATGATGATgctatattttctttaatttttaacaaaaagatGTAATATggttgaaaaaaaaagaaaaaaagatgtAATATAAAGTGTACACAACAAATACTCTAACAAAATAGAAAGACTAAAGTCATATTGAcaacatttttcttatttttggtATTAATATTGACGACATTGTTTCATGTATACATTCAATGAAAAACTATATCAATCTGAAAAATACTAAGATAATAAAGTTAATGACATAAATTATTGGTGATGtgatgtaaaaaatataaaatctctCCCCAATATGATTTtgtcttgttaaaaaaaaaaatcttcctaATTATATCGTCAGAAATATTTAGTAACAGAATTAGAGTGAAATTTCACATATATCCTTTCTAGATTCtccttgttaattttttttttaatagtattgcACATAACACTTCCGGCTCTTGTCTTAAACTAAGATTATGATAAGATTTGAATAGATTCTTATAAGAATAAGACATAATTTAGAATCCTCCTGTTCTAGTTGAACATAATAGATTCTTCATTGAGATAATTAGAGTTAACATATATGGAACAACAAGACTAAACCGAGCATTAACTTTTAGATTGAAAAATCAAAGAGTTTAAACCTAGGTAATAATTCATTCATATTGCAtatattattaaacaaaaattggatttataaaaaaaaaatattcggtttcattaagtttttttttttgcgtcaACTCTCTGGTTCTAAGGGGAAGGTCAGGGATCCCGGTAATCCAGAATTCGATCggaagataagtaaagtctaatCATAAGTCAAGAATGGTTTCATTAAGTTTACAATAATCAAACTCTTATGATTTATAATGATGAAAAAAGTATATATGGatagtaaataaaatttaaaaagaaaaatgaaaatataagtaCCTTCATCATAGCATTAACCCAATTTCTACGACCACTAGCATTGATACCAACAATGGTTGTATGTGGTTGAGTTCTAACCTTATACCAAAGCCACAAATGATAACCAATGCTAATTATAAATGCCAAAGGCACCAATATCACATCCAAATAGCATTTTCTCCATTCCATCTTTGCTTTTCTCCTAACTAGCTACTTTGTTATAATAgttctctttctctcttgtGCTAGCTCTCTTTATATAAGCAAAAGCAATTTTGTTTTAGAGTTAGTGTCACACTTCTCTACTATATATATGGCAAAAATCAAGGGCAATATATGTGTGCACATCATATGAAAGATGAATGTGGACATGTTTTGAATCCTTGTCCTAATCAAAAGGttttaagaattaaaaaaaaatgaccctTGCTTTTTAGCTAAATTACAAAACTTTACAATCATTTTCTATGTGAGAGTGGAAAACATTTTCCACACCTTTTTGTCACATGCTTTTTCCTCCAATATACTACGTTCAACTTTAAGTCTTCTTTATTGTTGccaatatttttcaacattttaagaaaaaatagtaGTTGGAAATGATTTGCGCATTAAGTCCATTATATGGATAGTACTAGTATATGTTTATCCTTTTGTTTATTTGTAGGTAGATATAGGTAGATATTTCAAAACTCTCTAATAGATATCCAAAATTTACTAATCTAAATATTTCTAATCTATTGGTTAAGTCAGGCCCCTCTAATTGAAGaatgaattaattataatatctCCATTAGTCATACATACTAGCTAAAAACTAATGGTTGATAATTATCATGACTTACTCTAAATGATATAtacttgaaaaaatttaatataatgcTTACTAGGGTTTACGGGGaactagttaaaaaaattaaaagataaatttcacatttgaaaatatcattttttgtaTCTTGATTATACAAACTTCAAGACAATTTTGCTATATTTAGTTTGCTTAATTAATTTCCCgaaaataaaagtatatttttcaaaaaatgaatcACGACACTTACCATCACAGATTGATTAATCACAAATAATTCTTATTGACTACTTATCATCTTTGTCTAGAGTGCTTTTCACCAAATCAAAATTTAGGTCGGCTTACATTTTCTTTTAGAAAAGTACTATCATGTGTCTTAAGAATACATATTAAagaatcaaatataaaaatgttttttaaaaattgtacacttaatttttcaaatatttaaatatcTATATGTACTTCTTctatcccaaaataaatgatataGTTTGATTATATATTATGGACATAATCtactgtgttatttattttataatagaaGTAGTATATTATTTCACAAATGTCTATGTGATGTAATTTGATTACAtgtgtgtataaaaaaaatgtacactatataataatttatttttaaaattaattagttACTATACTCCATCCGAccataaatataagtaaaattatatttttcagaTTTATTACATAATTGTTGTATTTAGCCTGTACTATAAACCAGgtaaattatttattcaataaatttaaaaattaagtataattttagttataattGTGGTCGGAGAGAGTATCGCATGAGATTGATGTAGTAGTATTTGTGTAGATTGTAGAAGATACTAGTACTAGGTTTAAATTATTGGAAAATAATGTAGTAAGTGGCAAAACAATGTGACATGGACGTggaaaaactgaaattttttgtGTAGGAATATGGAAAATGGAAGGAGAGTGAGATTCTGACAAGGCGCATTTTGACGTCACATAGATAAGAAGATTTGATGCTGACACCAACAACACACTACACGCTTCTCTTGTGAATCAATCAATTTTAAAACCAACAATGCATGCAATCGCGTTTTTCACTAATAATCACTTTTcttttacttaattaattaacacgCCTGCGTTTTGAGATTAGAACTTAGATTCTTAGAAGTAACTTATAACATAGTTCCGTTTCTTCAACATCTTTCTTTCTTACTAACGACAAATCTATAAAACTACATACTACTAGTAATCTTCATTTTATTCATGACGTAATAATACTAAATAAAACTTTGGACAAAAGATGCATTTAATCCGTAACAAATTCACGTTAGTGGTGTGTAGCTAACAACCGAATTAAACGCAAGGACAGGACTTATATGGAGTATTCTTTATGAAATTAATAGTAAAAGTAAAAAGTTATATGGCTTGTTTGGTTGTGCACAGCAAAAGCACTATTCTTGTGTCTCGAGAAGTTACCACGAATAATACTAGGAATACGCTCTTAACAAAttttaacacactcttttttatttattgaaattgATATCagtctcataaaaaaatgtgggccccatataaattttattggacccatataaattttaatcgATAAAAGAGAGTTTGTTGTAATGTGTGTCAAAGAAAGAGTGTTGTTAGCACTCCTCATTTACCATTTGTAGCTTTTGGTAGTCGTGGGGTGTTGATATGGTCTCAAAATTTAGCCTTATAAAACAGACCCTAGGAAAACCAAACGTAGTCATGAGTTTTTAAATTTCTCTATAAGATTTATGGAGTATGTAAGCTAAATCATTCAAATTCTTAGGACATGTCTTCAGCCTATATGAAAAAATGTTACTTGTAGCAAAAAATGTTACTTGTAGCAAAAAAATCACGATGAATATTTGTTAATGAATTAGGATCCCCTTTTATAGTTATCCATCCATGATTTTCTTCTAATGCATTCATCTTAACCATTGAGAATGGTTCGTTAAATGTCTGTGGAGTTTGCACTAAAATCAATcacaaagagaaagaaaatgggAGAGAAGAAGATTCACCATAGAAGAAGAATGGCCAAGAAGAATACATAGAGGGAGAAGAACTATGCGGGTAGTGATGAGtgatttttttctctacaaatgaCATGGTATGATTTTTAGGAATTTATTTCTCAAATGGAGATATTGGATGTTTATGTATTAGAAAACAATTTACTTTGTTCATTTGTGTTGGAAGAGTGATGAGCAGACTTGTTCTTTTTTTGTCGAGTGAAGGATTCCATGTGAAGTATGAGTTTTTAGGAAACTGGATTGGTGATAGGAACATTTCTGGTTATTTTTTAGTGTGGTTAAAATCCTCACAATTGTGAATTTAAACCATTTTGAGAAAACTTATGATTCAGGTACTGAACTAGCGGTATTTACTTATATCAAATGGTTTTACATTTAGcaaaattttaaatgaaatgatttatataatataaactttcaattcaatgataaattttattcaaaaattatttgttaaaatattactCCGTTGTAATTTGATATCTCTCTTATGTGATTTGAATCATGCAAGAGGTGATTTGAATCGCAGTTGCTATTTTTTTTCCTGTAAAATAGTAGATGTTGACAACTTTAGAGAGGGAACATGAATAAACTAAGGTTTGGGTGTTGAGCGTAACATCCTAGAAGACTTTACGCACTGTCGACTGACCCTACAAACCAATATGAGTCTTTTCAGCGTATCTTGTCCTTACTCGCACGCTTTCCGAGAAACTTTCCAGAAGGTCACCCATCCAAAGACTACTCCAagtcaagcacgcttaactgtggagttcttatcgaatgagctaccaaaaagaagatgcatcttgttgATATAGGTAGTACCAAACAATTCTTATATATCTTCCTTCAACCATGCAGTCTCATAACTGCACGGTCTGAGGATCCCTGTAACGCCCGGAATGAGAGGGATCCTCAGACCATGCTGACGATTTGGTAAACATTGAAGTGAAACTTGATGAAGATAAATTTTTACTCTTGTTAAGTTTGTTGCCCAAATCATTTGAACACTTTAAAGATGCCCTCCTTTATGAAAAGGGATATTTATTTAGAGCAATGTTATAAAAGCATGGTGTATCTCTTATCAAAACTCTTGTAGAGTTCACAAGTTAACTCGTTTTGTCAATTTTGATGTTAGTTCCATAACCTAACTTTAACTTTGAAAGTAGAGTATTGCTCAAGAAAAAAGTTTGAGATACACTAATGAGTAATGACTAAATATAATAGTACTTTTTTTTAGTTGAGACCACCCTACCAACGCAAAGAAAACTAAtacaataataatcataatgCACTCAAACAATGGTTACAATTtggaatttgaaagaaaaaagttctctttttattttgtaagaTAATTTCTTTTTAAACTGACAAgacaattttgttttattatatcAAAGTGAGcctcaattattatttttaacaaaagaaaaaataaagacctccattatttatttgtaactcAACTCCTACTTTTAAAAGTTGGTCAAaggaaaacaacaaaaaagtttaagaagaaaaaagattGACAAGGatccttatttatattttttaatgataaactTGATGCATTCATGAAGTGATATAAAAATCCAACATGTTTCGTTTTATAAGGAATGTGATTgtttatttacaaaaaataaaggaaCTTTGATTGCATTTTGTGTCATTTTCTGACAAATGAATCTTGGACAAGAGGATAGTGGAATGTGCATAATGGTTTAGGAGGACAATGTCCCAtgaaaatcatataaaatttcCAAAGCCTTGCTAGAGGTTAAGATAAAGCATGCTTATATTTGTCACTACATTTGCATTTCAcatcacttttttattattaatgatgtaaaaacaaaagaaacatgagATAGATCAAATTTTGGTCTTTAAACGTATAAGACGTTGTTACTATAGTTTCTCTGAatatatcaaaaataaataaataaaatctttaaGTATCTTTTTATAATTAGTTAGTCGTTTTGGTTATTGAATAAgtcttttattaatttctcaAATAAGTTTGTTactcaattttaatttataaaattacaaattaaagagACAATTGAGatgtatttacaatttaaattcattaaaaactataataataacatttcaaacattaaaagattaaaatgacgatttttttagaattgagagttgaacTAACTCAATCCTataaaatcggcttgtaaggtgacgattgcctctactttataCACATATTCAGGTCATATCGCAaacgatgtgagacttcttaacaccccCCTCGCGctcagcactattgggcttggagcatggatataaatggtggatgaccCGATTGGAAATCCGGGGTAGCAGGCGACCCAGCGGCTCATGAAGAGATTGAGAGTTGAcctaactcaatcctacaaaactGACTTGTAGGATGATGATTATCTCTACTTTATAGACATATATTCATGACATCTCGCAAGCGATGTGAGACTTTAACAAATTTATCCGTTATtcgttaaaaaaattaaagtgatTTGAGTTGTCCATTCACTCAAAGCTACGTAATGGGGTGCAATATGAAGTGGATTTCCAACAATTCTTTGCAATAAGTGGATACATTTTTTCCAACTGCATCCACTGTGTTCCTAGTGCCCCAAaagtagggttgggaataggtaAGGCGGCCTACAagggccttcggcctggcctgtataagaCTGGCCTGGTCTGGCCTGATTATTAAAAAtaccaggcttaggctttgaaaatagcctgtttacataaataggccaggcttaggcttctaaaaagacctacgaagcctgataggccggcctgataggtcggcctgtttataataattattatttatataatattattatttatatcttataaaaaaatattatttatataaatattattagcttttaattgttgcgacttttcgtaatcgtatttgttattttattagtttttaattattgtgttaatcatattattagctttttttaatgttgtataaattataaaaatttaaatgtgaactttttaaggcctgtttaacctatttaaaaaaactatatagagaagctttaatgtaacacaggcttttaaacaggctacaaggccaggccaggcttttaaaaggctcaggtcaggccaaaaaaaataacatttgataggccacaggccaggctcaggcctgaaaaaaaaatcataggccaggctcaggcctgtcaaggcctggcctgacctggcctggcctgacctggcctggcctgacctggcctggcctgacctggcctgttcccaaccctaccCAAAAGGAAGGGACAAAGCACAAAATCATCCATTTTAATGGTTTTAATTTACATTAACATTGTAGAATTTGGTACACTCCCCATTTTTAAAAGTGTTACTTTAGTTGAACCCAGCTACTTAAATCATACCTAACATTTAGCATATAACTCTCGTGGTGGCTTCATCAAATTGTAAAAATTGAAGAGACATATGAAAAAGGATATACCTTAAAGATCCTTTGCCAAATATAGTTTGTGGTACACTAAGCTAGCACAAATTTGAAATGTCATTGACAAATGAATTGTTAAAAAACTTGTTCAATTTTGACGGAAAGGTCAGTGAGGCCGACGGAATATAATTAGAGATCTAAAGTAGATTCTTTTGTGAGaccttataaaataaaaaaattacataaaattgtatgaaaaataaataaaaaatttaaatattgttaAGGTTGAAGATTAAACTTGAGTCAAAAAGGATTCTGGCCTTCAACTTTACCAACTcaactaaaaaattaattatcatatcatatatttataactaaattaaactattttgagGTCTTTTTTTACCCTAAAATTTTGGGGTCTAAAGCCCTTGCGTAGGTTGTTTGGCCCTTGGGTCGGCTCTGAAGGTATATTAACTCTTGTCAATCCAATGTTTATCGGAGCTTAAAGTGAAATTTAAAGTTGGATATAAAAAATAGTATCATTTTTAGTTTTGTTCTAACCTTATGATTCTCAAGGGATAGAAACCCTTAATAATATGAAGTTCGGTTATGAGATATATAAAAtctaacaaataaaatttaaatctaattttatttaattaaacttCACCtttcttgcattttttttttataaacgagGCCTTCCTTTTCTTGCATTTTGATATGCAAAATATTTTAACTATGTTAAATGGTGTTTTTTCCCACTAGTGTGTCAATTTACTTATTGTACTTaactttttaatttcttttttttttcgacacattaaatttttaatttctaaaacgcaaatatacattttattaaagaaaaaaaaaactaaatagacATGGTAAACTAAAAAGGGAGGGGGcttatgtttcaaaaaaaaaaaaaggacccTAAAGTCCTTCCTTCACAAATTTGGGCCTCGGGCCTGTCCTAACTTTGCTTTATGGCTTTATTaaagttggtttttttttttttctgtcccCTGAACATCTAATTTTTCCCTTCATAGGTTAGACGGCGAGTGTAAAATAGCTAAAAT from Trifolium pratense cultivar HEN17-A07 linkage group LG1, ARS_RC_1.1, whole genome shotgun sequence includes these protein-coding regions:
- the LOC123905593 gene encoding uncharacterized protein LOC123905593 — protein: MEWRKCYLDVILVPLAFIISIGYHLWLWYKVRTQPHTTIVGINASGRRNWVNAMMKDNEKKNILAVQSLRNTIMGATLMATTSILLCSGLAAVISSTYSVKKPLNDAIYGAHGEFMVALKYVTLLTIFLFSFFCHSLAIRFINQVNILINTPQDPMSLVTPEYIFEILEKGFILNAVGNRLFYAGLPMLLWIFGPVLVFLCSLTMVPVLYNLDFVYTSGKGKMNVDQKEDYV